A genomic window from Glycine max cultivar Williams 82 chromosome 17, Glycine_max_v4.0, whole genome shotgun sequence includes:
- the LOC100815133 gene encoding salt stress-induced hydrophobic peptide ESI3 has product MGSETFLEVILAILLPPVGVFLRYGCGVELWIDLVLTILGYIPGIIYAIYVLIG; this is encoded by the exons ATGGGTTCTGAAACTTTTCTCGAAGTGATATTGGCAATCCTGCTACCTCCTGTTGGTGTTTTCCTCCGTTATGGCTGTGGC GTGGAGCTCTGGATAGATCTGGTGCTGACCATACTGGGATACATACCTGGGATTATATATGCAATTTATGTATTGATTGGATGA